The Mytilus trossulus isolate FHL-02 chromosome 13, PNRI_Mtr1.1.1.hap1, whole genome shotgun sequence genome has a segment encoding these proteins:
- the LOC134694762 gene encoding zinc finger protein 836-like isoform X2, with product MYDVEDLVTASGIHQRNIRTEAGNDVKSDVCPKELSQSSDLKTHLRTQNGERSHKCDVCNKEFLTGSKLKVHKRTHTGDKPHACDLCDKRFSQAGNLKRHMLIHTGDKLHKCDLCDRRFNQYSTLQSHMRTHTDKKRYDCDLCGEWFSQSRYLESHMRIHPGEKTHDCNICGKGFSLQDTLQRHMRMHTSDTFHKCDVCGKRFSKHSILKTHLNIHTGDKPHKCDLCDRRFNQRGHLQRHMKTHICEKPYKCDVCDKEFSQGSILIKHMKKHTGNKTHVCDDSGNQCSQLGNLKRHMIKHSSDKLRKCDFCDKRFKQYSNLQSHMRTHTGDKPHACDLCGKRFSQYANLKRHMRIHTGDKPHKCDLCDRRFNQYSTLQSHMRTHADKKPHVCDVCGEQFSRPRYLQNHMRKHTGDKPLACDLCGKRFSLHATLKSHMRLHTGDKLHKCDLCDQLFNQYSSLQRHMRTHTDDKPHDCHVCGEHFSQFRFLQSHMKIHTSGNLYTCTVCGKGFSVQRSLKTHMPIHTGDKPHKCDLCDRRFNQRGHLQKHMKTHICEKPL from the coding sequence ATGTATGATGTAGAGGATTTAGTAACAGCCAGTGGTATTCATCAGAGAAACATAAGAACAGAAGCTGGTAATGACGTTAAAAGTGACGTTTGTCCTAAAGAACTTAGTCAAAGCAGTGACTTAAAGACACATTTAAGAACACAAAATGGTGAAAGATCTCATAAATGTGATGTTTGCAATAAAGAATTTTTGACTGGTAGTAAACTTAAAGTACACAAGAGAACACATACTGGAGATAAACCACATGCCTGTGATTTATGTGATAAACGTTTCAGTCAGGCTGGTAATTTAAAAAGACACATGTTAATACATACAGGTGATAAACTTCATAAGTGTGATTTATGTGATCGACGGTTTAATCAGTATAGTACTTTACAGagtcacatgagaacacatacagaCAAAAAACGTTATGACTGTGATTTATGTGGTGAATGGTTCAGCCAGTCTCGTTATTTAGAAAGTCACATGAGAATACATCCTGGCGAAAAAACTCACGACTGTAATATATGTGGTAAAGGGTTTAGTCTACAAGATACTTTACAGAGACATATGCGCATGCATACAAGTGATACATTTCATAagtgtgatgtatgtggtaaacgGTTTAGTAAGCATAGTATTTTGAAGACACACCTGAATATACATACAGGTGATAAACCTCATAAGTGTGATTTATGTGACAGACGGTTTAATCAGCGTGGTCATTTACAGAGACACATGAAAACACATATTTGTGAAAAACCTTATAAATGTGATGTTTGTGATAAAGAATTTTCCCAAGGTAGTATCTTaattaaacacatgaaaaagCATACTGGAAATAAAACTCATGTTTGTGATGACAGCGGTAACCAGTGTAGTCAGCTTGGTAATTTAAAGAGACACATGATAAAACATTCAAGTGATAAACTTCGAAAATGTGATTTTTGTGATAAAAGATTTAAGCAGTACAGTAATTTACAGAGTCACATGAGAACGCATACAGGCGACAAACCTCATGCCTGTGATTTATGTGGTAAACGGTTTAGCCAGTATGCTAATTTAAAGAGACATATGCGTATACATACAGGTGATAAACCTCATAAGTGTGATTTATGTGATCGACGGTTTAATCAGTATAGTACTTTACAGagtcacatgagaacacatgCAGACAAAAAACCTCATgtctgtgatgtatgtggtGAACAGTTTAGTCGTCCTCGTTATTTACAAAATCACATGAGAAAACATACAGGTGATAAACCTCTTGCATGTGATTTATGTGGTAAACGATTTAGTCTGCATGCTACTTTAAAGAGCCATATGCGTTTACATACAGGTGATAAACTTCATAAGTGTGATTTATGTGATCAACTGTTTAATCAGTATAGCAGTTTACAGAggcacatgagaacacatacagaTGATAAGCCTCATGACTGTCATGTATGTGGTGAACATTTCAGTCAGTTTCGTTTTTTACAAAGTCACATGAAAATACATACCAGTGGCAATCTCTACACTTGTACTGTATGTGGTAAAGGGTTTAGTGTACAACGTTCTTTAAAGACACACATGCCTATACATACAGGTGATAAACCTCATAAGTGTGATTTATGTGACAGACGGTTTAATCAGCGTGGTCATTTACAGAAACACATGAAAACACATATTTGTGAAAAACCCTTATAA
- the LOC134694762 gene encoding zinc finger protein 836-like isoform X1: protein MELYKNSLVISLNSRMYDVEDLVTASGIHQRNIRTEAGNDVKSDVCPKELSQSSDLKTHLRTQNGERSHKCDVCNKEFLTGSKLKVHKRTHTGDKPHACDLCDKRFSQAGNLKRHMLIHTGDKLHKCDLCDRRFNQYSTLQSHMRTHTDKKRYDCDLCGEWFSQSRYLESHMRIHPGEKTHDCNICGKGFSLQDTLQRHMRMHTSDTFHKCDVCGKRFSKHSILKTHLNIHTGDKPHKCDLCDRRFNQRGHLQRHMKTHICEKPYKCDVCDKEFSQGSILIKHMKKHTGNKTHVCDDSGNQCSQLGNLKRHMIKHSSDKLRKCDFCDKRFKQYSNLQSHMRTHTGDKPHACDLCGKRFSQYANLKRHMRIHTGDKPHKCDLCDRRFNQYSTLQSHMRTHADKKPHVCDVCGEQFSRPRYLQNHMRKHTGDKPLACDLCGKRFSLHATLKSHMRLHTGDKLHKCDLCDQLFNQYSSLQRHMRTHTDDKPHDCHVCGEHFSQFRFLQSHMKIHTSGNLYTCTVCGKGFSVQRSLKTHMPIHTGDKPHKCDLCDRRFNQRGHLQKHMKTHICEKPL, encoded by the coding sequence AATTGTACAAGAACTCACTGGTGATAAGCCTTAATAGTAGGATGTATGATGTAGAGGATTTAGTAACAGCCAGTGGTATTCATCAGAGAAACATAAGAACAGAAGCTGGTAATGACGTTAAAAGTGACGTTTGTCCTAAAGAACTTAGTCAAAGCAGTGACTTAAAGACACATTTAAGAACACAAAATGGTGAAAGATCTCATAAATGTGATGTTTGCAATAAAGAATTTTTGACTGGTAGTAAACTTAAAGTACACAAGAGAACACATACTGGAGATAAACCACATGCCTGTGATTTATGTGATAAACGTTTCAGTCAGGCTGGTAATTTAAAAAGACACATGTTAATACATACAGGTGATAAACTTCATAAGTGTGATTTATGTGATCGACGGTTTAATCAGTATAGTACTTTACAGagtcacatgagaacacatacagaCAAAAAACGTTATGACTGTGATTTATGTGGTGAATGGTTCAGCCAGTCTCGTTATTTAGAAAGTCACATGAGAATACATCCTGGCGAAAAAACTCACGACTGTAATATATGTGGTAAAGGGTTTAGTCTACAAGATACTTTACAGAGACATATGCGCATGCATACAAGTGATACATTTCATAagtgtgatgtatgtggtaaacgGTTTAGTAAGCATAGTATTTTGAAGACACACCTGAATATACATACAGGTGATAAACCTCATAAGTGTGATTTATGTGACAGACGGTTTAATCAGCGTGGTCATTTACAGAGACACATGAAAACACATATTTGTGAAAAACCTTATAAATGTGATGTTTGTGATAAAGAATTTTCCCAAGGTAGTATCTTaattaaacacatgaaaaagCATACTGGAAATAAAACTCATGTTTGTGATGACAGCGGTAACCAGTGTAGTCAGCTTGGTAATTTAAAGAGACACATGATAAAACATTCAAGTGATAAACTTCGAAAATGTGATTTTTGTGATAAAAGATTTAAGCAGTACAGTAATTTACAGAGTCACATGAGAACGCATACAGGCGACAAACCTCATGCCTGTGATTTATGTGGTAAACGGTTTAGCCAGTATGCTAATTTAAAGAGACATATGCGTATACATACAGGTGATAAACCTCATAAGTGTGATTTATGTGATCGACGGTTTAATCAGTATAGTACTTTACAGagtcacatgagaacacatgCAGACAAAAAACCTCATgtctgtgatgtatgtggtGAACAGTTTAGTCGTCCTCGTTATTTACAAAATCACATGAGAAAACATACAGGTGATAAACCTCTTGCATGTGATTTATGTGGTAAACGATTTAGTCTGCATGCTACTTTAAAGAGCCATATGCGTTTACATACAGGTGATAAACTTCATAAGTGTGATTTATGTGATCAACTGTTTAATCAGTATAGCAGTTTACAGAggcacatgagaacacatacagaTGATAAGCCTCATGACTGTCATGTATGTGGTGAACATTTCAGTCAGTTTCGTTTTTTACAAAGTCACATGAAAATACATACCAGTGGCAATCTCTACACTTGTACTGTATGTGGTAAAGGGTTTAGTGTACAACGTTCTTTAAAGACACACATGCCTATACATACAGGTGATAAACCTCATAAGTGTGATTTATGTGACAGACGGTTTAATCAGCGTGGTCATTTACAGAAACACATGAAAACACATATTTGTGAAAAACCCTTATAA